The proteins below are encoded in one region of Oryzias melastigma strain HK-1 linkage group LG7, ASM292280v2, whole genome shotgun sequence:
- the ndnl2 gene encoding necdin-like 2 encodes MTHRKRSFGSQSFSQNRRQSSSSGTQEDHEDSMFTQPSTSQVLRGLENLTPAQVDQKTSEVIQYLLVKDQKKIPVRRADLVKHVVKDYRNVYPEIMKRAARTFEQVFGLKLVEIDSKHHTYILINNLEAADRPPPVQCPANPKLGLLFVILGVTFMKGGVVRENVIWNTLKKLRVDSGEKHEEFGDVKRLVTEEFVRQRYLEYVRIPHTEPMEHEFRWGQRADMEVSKAKILEFMGQLHEQDPQSWTQQFREAQSSSSSQR; translated from the exons ATGACACACAGGAAACGGTCTTTCGGCTCTCAGAGCTTCTCTCAGAACAGA AGACAGTCCAGCTCCTCGGGGACTCAGGAGGACCATGAGGACTCCATGTTCACCCAGCCCAGCACGTCACAGGTCCTGAGAGGCCTGGAGAACCTGACCCCTGCACAGGTGGACCAGAAG ACCTCGGAGGTGATCCAGTACCTCCTGGTAAAGGACCAAAAGAAGATTCCAGTTCGACGAGCAG ACCTGGTGAAACACGTGGTGAAGGACTACAGAAACGTCTATCCCGAGATCATGAAGAGAGCCGCTCGGACCTTTGAGCAG GTGTTTGGTCTGAAACTGGTGGAAATAGACTCCAAACATCACACCTATATACTGATCAACAACCTGGAAGCTGCAGACAGACCTCCTCCAGTCCA atGCCCTGCAAATCCCAAACTCGGTCTGCTCTTCGTGATTCTGGGTGTTACCTTCATGAAAGGAGGGGTTGTCCGAGAAA ATGTTATCTGGAACACTCTGAAGAAGCTGCGTGTTGACTCGGG AGAGAAGCACGAAGAGTTCGGTGACGTGAAGAGACTCGTCACCGAGGAGTTTGTGCGTCAAAG GTATCTGGAGTACGTGCGCATTCCTCACACGGAGCCCATGGAGCACGAGTTTCGCTGGGGGCAGCGGGCGGACATGGAGGTGTCCAAAGccaagattctggagttcatgGGTCAG CTTCACGAGCAGGACCCTCAGAGCTGGACGCAGCAGTTCAGAGAGgctcagagcagcagcagcagccagagaTGA